The Alnus glutinosa chromosome 8, dhAlnGlut1.1, whole genome shotgun sequence DNA segment GGCATGGCGCCGCCCAGTAATGGCGGCCTTTCACTTTTCAATCACGCTACTACTCCACAGCATTACAATAATGCTGTGTCTCAAGCTTTGCCTGTGCCCCAACAGCAATGCTACTCTAATGGCAGCAAAGCTGTTTACAGCTCTCCCTCTTACATGGATGCCAAGGATATTAACGTGGCAAACTCTTTTTGGGTTCAGCAAACTTATggcaataacaataataattcaaTGGCAATTCAATCTCAGTTGGTCGTCTCCCAACCACAAGCTATCCAACAAGAAGTAGTTCAAGAATATGATGAGTTGCACCCATTTTTTGACAGCATCGATGACAGACAATCATACATTGATTCCAAAGAGGCTTATGAGTCAAGGTACATTGTCAAAATCTTGGTGTCAGTGTACGTACGATTTTCCGTTGAGATCCAAAAATCATTGTGGTCGGGAGTCGGACACATTTCAAAACCAAGCAAAATATAGGGCTACTAAAGATTTGTTCGTAGTGGTTAAGTTCTCATAAATTATGATGATACTgcaattttagtttaattttcatTTGATTCTCAAACTGATAACTTAATGTAACCTGCAGCTCTGAAGAATCATTGAAAGATACAACACAGTCCACTGAGCATGTTGCAGAGAATGAATTGAAGAATGCTGCTGCACGCTTCAGTCTTACCAGTGTCAACTGATCAAATGAGCCCAAGAGAAGTACCTACTTtcgattcttttttttctttttttctttttctttttttctccccaAAATTGATTCATAGAGtaaaatccaaaattttgaGCTTCatcctttctctcttcttttttttttgtccttcaGCAAATTTGAACATCTCATAGGCAACCTTATAGTCAATTATTTGCAATATTCAAAGTTTCtaaataaatttgtattttgttgCATGTGAATGTTTATCGCACTTAGCAGATTAATGGAtcaagatcctctccatttttcAATAGGATCAGgaagtgaaatggaaatgaaCCATTTCACGGTCtagattaaatttcacaaatttaatggtatagTTTAATTCCCAGTAGGAAGTGCATTTCTATTTTTTCCAATTATGATGTCAGATGCAGCTTAGCTTCATATTAATTGAAGGAACAAATGACATTTATGATGTAGGAAGTTGAGCTATGTTGCCAAGGATACCTGTGATCAATCACAAAAAGAGGCCCAAAAGCTACCCGTAGTTGTGGACTACTTACATATGCATTTACTGCATCTACCACCTAATGACTCCTAAAGCTTTGCCTGATTGGGTTTTTAGGGTTGCATGATTATCATCATAAAAGTACAGAGCTGATGCATGGGGAGACTGAGAAATCCTCAATCCCCACAGGTTTAAAACCCCAACCTACCTGAATGAAACCAACTAGTAATTTCTGTCCACTCTAGAGTTTCAAAAGAAACTTAAGAACAGATCGAGTGTCAAAGCTGAGAACTTATTCTGCTTTTGTCATTGAATATACACACTATTAATACCCAACAAATGACCTCTGCAGATTACATAGTTGATAATAAGtgttaaaaagaagaaagaaaattttagtGCCTATTTAATGAGGGATATATCTCAACATTTGTTCTTGCATATTATGACATTAAGCAGGTGATGAATCCTAGAAcaccaaaaaattacaagtataTCTAGGAAAAAGCACATTCTGTTTTCCAATTGGCCTTTCTTGTTGTAAACTACAGGATGAATCTCATAAGTTACAAACAAAAAGTCAACTTTgagctcagaaaaaaaaaaagaagagagagagagagaaggaaagggGTAAAATATCATGGATGAATaatgaaattttgaatgtttaTTACAATGTACTTCCACTCAATCCCACTCACTATGAAACAGAATCATAGAAGCCTAGTATTGTATGAACCACAATAAGAGCATTTGTGGTAAAGCCAATGGAAGGGTGTAGGTCCTTTCTTCTCACAATCATTGCATAGTATGACCTGCAATTCCTTTCacagtcaatcaaaacatataCTGGAGCCATTATAAAATATAGAAGTTAAGTATGAGAACTAAAAGAGCAATAATGAACCTGAATTTTTCCAGCATACTCATCTGGAATTTTATGTTCAGCCAACAATGCATCTAACATTCTAAAATATACCTGCAAGACATTTACAATTTAGGAACTTCAATACAACAGCTATTGGAGACAGTTAAACTCATTAAGATATCTGAATCAAATAAATGGGTCGCCTGACTCTTCTACAGCTAGAAAGTGCTCTTCAAACATACAACATAATCATGAAatttaagtgaaaattttgaagtaAATAAAGGTGTGAGATGCATGAGGCTTTCTGTACACTAACTATTCTATTTCCCAGCCCATAGCATGTATGCCTACAGAAATGTACATGAGAGTTGGCCCTTCAGTTGCACGAAAAAGGtcaatttcaagtaaaatggagaggatctatTTCATAGTTCAGATTAGATTTTGTTGTCTAAAAGTGTACATGATGctatgtcatttaaaaa contains these protein-coding regions:
- the LOC133874908 gene encoding LOB domain-containing protein 27-like, with the translated sequence MTLKGGTSQACAACKYQRRRCSAECPLSPYFPPEQPKLFQNAHKLFGVSNILKILKNLEPGQKNEAMRSIIYQANMRDKFPIYGCCWIICQLKYQIIHAEEELQAVQAQLEMYRQHHQISSMPPDDVTSQLELGMAPPSNGGLSLFNHATTPQHYNNAVSQALPVPQQQCYSNGSKAVYSSPSYMDAKDINVANSFWVQQTYGNNNNNSMAIQSQLVVSQPQAIQQEVVQEYDELHPFFDSIDDRQSYIDSKEAYESSSEESLKDTTQSTEHVAENELKNAAARFSLTSVN